The following are encoded together in the Bos indicus isolate NIAB-ARS_2022 breed Sahiwal x Tharparkar chromosome 29, NIAB-ARS_B.indTharparkar_mat_pri_1.0, whole genome shotgun sequence genome:
- the LOC109554318 gene encoding phosphomannomutase 2-like, producing the protein MAAPGPALCLFDVDGTLTAPWQKITKDMDCFLQKLRQKIKIGVVGGSDFEKVQEQLGDDVIKKYDYMFPENGLVAHRDGKLLYKQNIQGHLGEALIQDLINYCLSYIAKIKLLKKRGTFIEFRNGMLNVSPIGRSCSQEERIEFYELDRKENIRQKFMEDLRKEFAGKGLTFSIGGQISFDVFPDGWDKRYCLGHVEKDGYKTIYFFGDKTMPGGNDHEIFTDPRTVGYTVAAPEDTRRICEELFC; encoded by the exons ATGGCTGCGCCCGGTCCAGCGCTCTGCCTTTTCGACGTGGACGGGACCCTGACGGCCCCGTGGCA GAAAATTACCAAAGACATGGATTGCTTTCTGcaaaaactgaggcagaagatcaAAATTGGTGTCGTCGGCGGGTCGGACTTTGAGAAAGTACAGGAGCAGCTGGGAGATGAcgttattaaaaaatatgattacATGTTTCCAGAAAATGGCTTGGTAGCACACAGAGATGGGAAACTCTTGTATAAACAGAATATTCAAGGTCACCTGGGTGAAGCCCTAATCCAGGATTTAATCAACTACTGTCTGAGCTACATCGCGAAAATCAAGCTCCTGAAGAAGAGGGGCACTTTCATAGAGTTCCGTAACGGGATGCTGAACGTGTCGCCGATCGGAAGAAGCTGCAGCCAGGAAGAACGCATTGAGTTCTACGAGCTCGATCGGAAAGAAAACATAAGACAAAAGTTCATGGAGGATCTGCGAAAAGAGTTTGCTGGGAAAGGCCTCACGTTTTCCATAGGAGGCCAGATCAGCTTCGATGTCTTCCCCGATGGCTGGGACAAGAGGTACTGCCTGGGACACGTGGAGAAGGACGGCTATAAGACCATCTATTTCTTCGGCGACAAAACCATGCCAGGCGGGAATGACCACGAGATCTTCACAGACCCCAGGACGGTGGGCTACACGGTGGCGGCGCCGGAGGACACGCGCAGGATCTGCGAGGAGCTCTTCTGCTGA